The following proteins are encoded in a genomic region of Saccharopolyspora antimicrobica:
- a CDS encoding TIGR02677 family protein: MTAPDHEADVLRAGVAGTAADVPAHAPEQTRDDGQRLQLFAYLQAPEHRTYLAIMRLFTSTLLADLSAGEVGAALAAAEREGRVAPGESDVDTVIDRLKRLVKWGNLVVGRRETIASSIAEFQHGSVRYQVSKLAVRVQRDVDALLRVPEGAREVSRELLPAIDRGLAGIGSALSEALAAEVRDPRAKAARQARERLAEQVTTVFLQHAELAATVRDFYAYLGQVVTRHQLAPEEISGFRNLLVEYIQMVVEDVLRHTETIAGSLAGLAGVRGELLRLLGPADQLGTDVERARGRTAADWQELTDWFVDSPGRPSQVAALREATARAIGSLLASVKRATSGGGLVPGRRGELLKLAKWFDGADEATAHQLHSAAFGLHSARHLQPAPDYDTDNDKVSWRDGPVLDVTVSVRSRGDRGARGRTSRVLDDPMTEETLLAQAREADQKRSAAVAELAAAGPRLAEQELSPDALGVLCELLTLAMAQREGSDEPGTALDPVHRLRVTVRPVAGQDTEIASAAGRLTLRDTVLELSGDGAIPQEQGAAR, encoded by the coding sequence TGCGCGCGGGCGTCGCGGGAACCGCGGCGGACGTGCCTGCGCACGCTCCCGAGCAGACCCGCGACGACGGGCAGCGCCTGCAGCTGTTCGCCTACCTGCAGGCCCCCGAGCACCGCACCTACCTGGCGATCATGCGGCTGTTCACCTCGACGCTGCTGGCGGACCTGTCGGCGGGCGAGGTGGGCGCGGCGCTGGCGGCCGCCGAGCGGGAGGGCCGGGTGGCACCCGGCGAGTCCGATGTGGACACCGTCATCGACCGGCTCAAGCGGCTGGTGAAGTGGGGCAACTTGGTGGTGGGCCGCCGCGAGACGATCGCGTCGAGCATCGCCGAGTTCCAGCACGGCAGCGTGCGCTACCAGGTCAGCAAGCTCGCGGTCCGCGTGCAGCGGGACGTCGACGCGCTGCTGCGGGTGCCCGAGGGCGCGCGCGAGGTGTCCCGCGAGCTGCTGCCAGCTATCGACCGCGGGCTGGCCGGGATCGGCAGCGCGCTGTCCGAGGCGCTGGCCGCCGAGGTCCGCGATCCGCGGGCGAAGGCCGCGCGGCAGGCCAGGGAACGGCTCGCCGAGCAGGTCACCACGGTGTTCCTGCAGCACGCGGAGCTGGCCGCCACGGTCCGCGACTTCTACGCCTACCTGGGCCAGGTGGTGACCCGCCACCAGCTGGCGCCGGAGGAGATCTCCGGGTTCCGCAACCTGCTGGTCGAGTACATCCAGATGGTGGTGGAGGACGTGCTGCGGCACACCGAGACCATCGCCGGTTCGCTGGCGGGCCTGGCCGGGGTGCGCGGCGAGCTGCTGCGCCTGCTCGGCCCGGCCGACCAGCTGGGCACCGACGTCGAGCGGGCGCGCGGCCGGACCGCGGCGGACTGGCAGGAGCTCACCGACTGGTTCGTGGACTCGCCGGGCCGCCCCAGCCAGGTCGCCGCGCTGCGGGAGGCCACCGCGCGGGCGATCGGCTCGCTGCTGGCCAGCGTGAAGCGGGCCACCTCCGGCGGCGGGCTGGTGCCCGGTCGCCGCGGTGAGCTGCTGAAGCTGGCGAAGTGGTTCGACGGCGCCGACGAGGCCACCGCGCACCAGCTGCACTCGGCCGCGTTCGGCCTGCACTCGGCCCGCCACCTGCAGCCCGCACCGGACTACGACACCGACAACGACAAGGTGTCCTGGCGCGACGGCCCGGTGCTCGACGTCACGGTCAGCGTGCGCAGCCGCGGCGATCGCGGCGCGCGCGGCCGGACTTCGCGGGTGCTCGACGACCCGATGACCGAGGAAACCCTGCTGGCGCAGGCCCGCGAGGCCGACCAGAAGCGCAGCGCGGCCGTCGCCGAACTCGCCGCGGCCGGGCCGCGGCTGGCCGAGCAGGAGCTGTCCCCCGACGCGCTCGGTGTGCTGTGCGAGCTGCTGACCTTGGCGATGGCCCAGCGCGAGGGCTCCGACGAGCCGGGCACCGCGCTCGACCCGGTGCACCGCCTGCGCGTCACCGTGCGGCCCGTGGCCGGTCAGGACACCGAGATCGCCAGCGCCGCGGGACGCCTGACGCTGCGCGACACGGTGCTGGAACTCAGCGGGGACGGCGCGATCCCGCAGGAGCAGGGGGCCGCCCGATGA